From a single Rhodospirillaceae bacterium genomic region:
- a CDS encoding XdhC family protein, which translates to MAADAETLTLSSDEVLRRAAAWRDAGKDVAIATVVNTWGSSPRPVGSQLAVSGAQEMIGSVSGGCIEGAVVAEAQDVIRSGAPRLLEFGVADEDAWAVGLACGGRVEVFVERLD; encoded by the coding sequence ATGGCTGCCGATGCTGAGACCCTGACGCTGTCGAGCGACGAGGTGTTGCGCCGGGCGGCGGCGTGGCGGGATGCCGGCAAGGACGTGGCCATAGCCACGGTCGTCAACACCTGGGGATCGTCGCCCCGTCCGGTCGGCAGCCAGCTCGCGGTCAGCGGCGCGCAGGAAATGATCGGCTCCGTTTCGGGCGGCTGCATCGAAGGCGCGGTGGTCGCCGAGGCTCAGGACGTCATCCGCAGCGGCGCGCCCCGGCTGCTCGAATTCGGCGTTGCGGACGAGGACGCCTGGGCGGTCGGCCTAGCCTGCGGCGGCCGGGTCGAAGTGTTTGTCGAACGGCTCGACTAG
- a CDS encoding VWA domain-containing protein → MPFDTPPDPERSRRGGDPGGGRLPENIMHFARVLRAAGLPVGPGQVIRAVEAAEAVGIGTRDDFYWTLHAVFVNRRDQRDLFDQAFHVFWRNPRLLERLMSVILPTTEAPADEEREEMSRRLAEALKGLAEAAGQAPEQERVELDAVMTWTDREVLKSRDFEKMSQAEIDAAKRALARMRLPVERVATRRYRSDPAGPRIDMRRILRRSVRSGGDTILLARRRRKTRRPPLVVLCDISGSMSRYSRMLLHFLHAVTNDRDRVHTFLFGTRLTNVTRYLRYKDVDEALDKIGQVAEDWDGGTRIGQTLGEFNRLWSRRTLGQGAMALLITDGLDRDGGAGLEREMDRLHRSCRRLIWLNPLLRYEGFEPKSAGIRAMLPHVDDFRTVHNLESLEQLSAAFAQPGARQDRSVTRWLPMLRP, encoded by the coding sequence ATGCCGTTCGATACCCCGCCCGACCCGGAACGGTCCCGCCGCGGCGGCGACCCGGGCGGCGGCCGCCTGCCGGAAAATATCATGCACTTCGCCCGGGTGCTGCGCGCCGCCGGCCTGCCGGTCGGCCCCGGCCAGGTGATCCGGGCGGTCGAGGCGGCCGAGGCGGTCGGTATCGGCACCCGCGACGACTTCTACTGGACGCTCCACGCGGTCTTCGTGAACCGCCGCGACCAGCGCGACCTGTTCGACCAGGCCTTCCACGTCTTCTGGCGCAATCCGCGGCTGCTGGAGCGGTTGATGTCCGTCATCCTGCCGACAACGGAAGCGCCGGCGGACGAGGAACGGGAGGAGATGTCGCGGCGGCTCGCGGAAGCGCTGAAGGGTCTCGCGGAAGCGGCGGGACAAGCGCCGGAGCAGGAGCGGGTCGAACTGGACGCCGTGATGACCTGGACCGACCGCGAGGTCCTGAAGAGCCGCGATTTCGAGAAGATGTCGCAAGCCGAAATCGATGCCGCGAAACGGGCGCTGGCCCGGATGCGCCTGCCGGTGGAGCGGGTGGCGACGCGGCGCTACCGGTCCGACCCGGCCGGTCCGCGTATCGACATGCGCCGGATATTGCGGCGCAGCGTGCGCAGCGGCGGAGACACAATCCTGCTCGCGCGCAGGCGGCGCAAGACACGGCGGCCGCCGCTCGTGGTCCTGTGCGATATCTCCGGTTCGATGAGCCGCTATTCGCGCATGCTGTTGCACTTCCTGCACGCCGTCACCAACGACCGGGACCGCGTGCACACATTCCTGTTCGGCACGAGGTTGACAAACGTCACGCGGTATCTGCGCTACAAGGATGTCGACGAAGCGCTCGACAAGATCGGCCAGGTCGCCGAGGACTGGGACGGCGGCACGCGCATCGGCCAGACACTCGGCGAATTCAATCGACTGTGGTCGCGCCGGACCCTCGGTCAGGGCGCCATGGCGCTCCTGATTACGGACGGGCTGGACCGGGATGGCGGCGCCGGGCTGGAGCGGGAAATGGACCGGCTGCACCGCAGTTGCCGCCGGCTGATCTGGCTCAATCCCCTGCTGCGTTACGAGGGGTTCGAGCCCAAGTCGGCCGGCATCCGGGCCATGTTGCCCCATGTTGACGACTTCCGTACCGTGCACAATCTGGAGAGCCTGGAGCAGTTGAGCGCGGCGTTTGCCCAGCCCGGAGCCCGGCAGGACAGGAGCGTGACCCGATGGCTGCCGATGCTGAGACCCTGA
- a CDS encoding MoxR family ATPase codes for MSKITALPDSVDATEKLLAAGAYVADRSLATALYLALKLGRPLFLEGEAGVGKTEIAKVLAGCLGRDLIRLQCYEGLDVSSAVYEWNYARQMIEIRLAEATGDAGGRTGRAALTRDVFSEEFLIKRPLLQALEPRESGPPVLLIDELDRTDEPFEAFLLEVLSDFQITVPEIGVFGADTPPVVVITSNRTREIHDALKRRCFYYWVDYPNAERELEILGKKAPEAGEALRRDVVAFIQKLRDVDLFKLPGVAESIDWAQALAQLDVVALEPDTLNATLGTLLKYQDDIERIRGSEAMRILDEIRTEASLNRVRGS; via the coding sequence ATGTCAAAAATAACCGCCCTGCCCGATTCCGTCGACGCAACCGAGAAATTGCTCGCCGCCGGCGCCTATGTCGCCGACCGGTCGCTGGCGACGGCCCTCTATCTGGCGCTGAAGCTCGGCCGGCCGCTGTTCCTGGAGGGCGAGGCCGGCGTCGGCAAGACGGAAATCGCCAAGGTGCTGGCAGGGTGCCTCGGCCGCGACCTGATCCGGTTGCAATGTTACGAGGGGCTGGACGTTTCGAGCGCGGTCTACGAGTGGAACTATGCCCGGCAGATGATCGAGATCCGGCTGGCCGAAGCAACCGGCGATGCCGGCGGCCGGACCGGGCGGGCGGCCCTCACCCGGGACGTGTTTTCCGAGGAATTCCTGATCAAGCGCCCCCTGCTCCAGGCGTTGGAGCCGCGAGAGAGCGGTCCGCCAGTGCTGCTGATCGACGAGCTGGACCGGACCGACGAACCCTTCGAGGCCTTCCTGCTGGAGGTGCTGTCGGACTTCCAGATCACCGTGCCGGAAATCGGCGTCTTCGGCGCCGATACGCCGCCCGTCGTCGTCATTACCTCGAACCGGACGCGGGAAATCCACGACGCCCTGAAGCGACGCTGCTTCTACTATTGGGTCGACTACCCCAACGCCGAGCGCGAACTGGAAATCCTCGGCAAGAAGGCCCCGGAAGCCGGCGAGGCGCTGCGCCGCGATGTCGTCGCCTTCATTCAGAAATTGCGCGATGTCGACCTTTTCAAGCTGCCCGGCGTCGCCGAATCCATCGACTGGGCCCAGGCCTTGGCCCAGCTCGACGTCGTCGCCCTGGAGCCGGATACGCTCAACGCCACGCTCGGCACGCTGCTCAAGTACCAGGACGATATCGAACGCATCCGCGGCAGCGAAGCCATGCGAATCCTCGACGAGATTCGCACCGAGGCCTCCCTCAACCGGGTGCGCGGGTCCTAG